From the Mus caroli unplaced genomic scaffold, CAROLI_EIJ_v1.1 scaffold_16982_U1_1, whole genome shotgun sequence genome, the window caaagtatggatactttgctccttcttagaatggggaacaaaatacctatggaaggggtaacagagacaaagttcatacctgagaaggaaggaaggaccatccagagaatgccccatcCATggaaccatcccatatacaaccaccaaaccgagACATTATTGCATAAgccagaaaggttttgctgacaagaccctgatatagctctccctGATGAGGTTACCCTGCAGTAACAGAAGGTATCTGAGCCCAGAAGGtatcagtgcctggcaaatgcagaagtggatgctcacagtcatctattaaaTGAAACACAgaacccctaatgaaggagctagagaaagtacccaaggaactaaagggttctgcaaccctataggaggaacaacaatgtgaactaacaagtacccccccacacacacacacacacagagctgtggctctagttgcacatgtagcagaggatggcctactaggcaatcactgggaggagaggcccttagtcttgcgaaaatcatatgccccagtacaggggaatgccagggtgagaaagtgggagagggtgCATTGGGGACCAAAGTGGGGGGGACAGGATATGGGGTTttgggggtaacatttgaaatgtaaatgaagaaaatatctaataaataaaaaagattaaacatgaatttttaaaaagatttaaaaagcaattatttTAGCATTTTATCAAAACCTTGTAAAAAaaagttgatataaaattaaaaaatgaattatttctaaatagtaaaatattattttaaactgaTATGGCAAACTTTAATTCAAACGTAGATTTTAATTATCttgggaaagaaaataagaaggtTTACTCCACTTctggataaaagaaaataaatttaatatatagtgGTTCCAATGTGCATGCAGGAAGACTGCTGCTATAATTTCATAGCAAAGATGAAACAACTGGccatgaaaataatgtaatttcttTTGAGAATCTTCTTCACACAACTAATGTTTTTCTTCAAATCCATGCTACACTCCTCCCTTTCggttctgctctctgcttccttagttTTCTCTTCAAATTCATGTGCTGTGATTTAATCCTATAGAATCCACTAACTACACTGTTTATGTGCAACAACATTAAGATCATCTAACTTAGCACAGGAAGCATCTCAGAACTTCATCCTTGTATTCAGAAGAATTTCTCCTGGTTTCATCACTGACATTAACATCAAGTTATAGTACTTCCTAAGCTAATGTTTCATAATAATGGctcttttaaaagattgattACATGCAAATCTTATGCATATGATCATGGCTGCTGTGGGTTAATGTGTGCAATGGAACTGTCATGTCTGGCAAATAATCAAGCAAGTTGTGGGCCAAATATTTTCTGACCACATATGTCTACACCTCTGACTcagtcaatttttaaataatatcactCTTCTATGATTCTTCCATTTAGTGCAGACAACTCCTCAGTGTTTGATAGGTGGGTGAGGACCAGTTAGTAGTTTCTAGATAAGTCATTATATGGTGCAGCAGGAACTTTTCTGCTGAAAGTAAAGAGATACATGAACCTATgtgtatttaaagaaatgaatatggacagttaaaaaaaaacctattcatTAAATACACATTGATGTAATAGTTATAGCCTTAGTCTATGTCTGATGTGGAAACTCAACTAAGTTACAGTAATTTCCTAAAAATAACCACAGGAATAGttagtattaatttttttttcatgctggcTTTATGTGCTGGTGTATCTCTAAACCAATAATATCAGTTTCTATGATTTTATCAGAATTCAATTTTTAACAGAGGAACATCAACTTAATTTGGTTCTTTACCTTCTGACTATGAAGTGTACATTTCTCTTTCCACCCATGCCTGGGGAGACCAAGATTTCTTAAACAATGTAGGAAATAGTTTAGAGGTTAGATCATATCTAAGTATGACTGTGATGCCACGAATCTGTCTTTATCTTGAGGGTAGGAACTATAGCCAACCCTTTTCCTGATGTCTAATGCAGAAAAACTTTTGAGGATTATAAGAAATTCAAACATCATTGATTAACACACTTGTACTCTGGATAGACAGTATAGAAATTAATCTCTTATTGATTGGTAATTACTGCTGAGTCAAAAAGCACAAAACTGACGTATTGTAATGTATCACTGAAGAAATAGTGACAGTTTGATAGCCAGAGAGTAGTGCATGGCCATTTTGGTCAGAATggttactcaaaaaaaaaaaaaaaaaagcaagtcatAGGATAATGGTTAGCAAAACAGAGGTTTTGGATGATTCCAGCATATAAATAATCAAGAGggtttgtgaaaaaaaaagtatacttcaGTCCTTCCACCAACtattccattggggtccccatacTCAGGTTAAGGGTTGGCTGAAGGCACCCTCTtctgtattgatcaggctctggcagagcctctctggggaAATCTATACCAGGCTCCTCTCAGTAAGTGCTTCTTTGCATCAGCCATAGTGTCTGATTTTGGTGTTTGCAGGTGGGATGGATCCATAGATGGGGTGGTtactgaatggcctttccttcagtctctgctccactctttgtccctacatttcctttagacaggaacaattctgggttaaaatttttgtgatgggtgggtggcctgATCCCTCAACCAGGAGTCATGGCTATCCACTGTATATGGTCACTACAGGTTCTTTCCcccctatttttttattttggctaatgtcaccACATTGTGTCCTGGAAACCTTTTGCTTCcatggcatctgggactttctattggctaggaagaacaatatgaagtAAATGACCAAGatctcccagggattaaaccaccaaccaaagattaaacatagagggatccatggctccagttgcatatgttgcagagaTCAGTGGAAGGAGACGTGTTGGCTCCTGTTGAGGCCCCATGACCCAGTTTAAGGTGATGCTAGGAGAAATATAGAGGGGGATGCTTGTAGGGTGAGATAGgagaggatgggtgggtgggtgggtgggttggtgatggAGCACCCCCCATACAGGCAGGGTGAAGAGGTGAGATGGCAAAGGGGGCTAGTTGAGGGGAAATTatgaagggggacaacatttgaaatgtaataagtaaaataaccaatagtAAAAGGGAAAGTTATTGGTATGATAAGACAATTAAATTCACAGGTCATTTTCAATACCATTgatattttaacaatattaatttacCAATGTAAGAATATAAATagtctttttctttattgtgtcttctattttgcccattattattttgttgttattgtgaaCATTACCTAGTTCTGGTATCTATTTAATGATGGCCAACACAAACAAATTAGGAAAAGTTCTCAACTTTAACttttgacataatttttaaagaattaaaacctGTTCAAATATTGGTTAGATTTCACTAGCAAAGTTGACAGATCCAGAATCTTTCTTTGATgggaaagattttattatttcaacCTTATTCTTCCCTTTTAATTTGCTAatgatatctatttttttttgaaaatacaaattttcCTACCAAATTAAGGATTCCATTACTTCTAAGGAGTAGGCAAATGATACAGGAAGGATAAGAATGAAGCTGATCATTGAGTTTCCTTTGATTGTATTCACAAGGGCCTCTGAGGGAGTATCCTATGAGCCTTTCATTCATTCTTGGATAGAAAAAATGGAATACAACCAGAAGATGtgaattctattattattattttttttggcaAAAGAAGACTAACACATTTTTGGTTGGAATGTAAAATGGTAAAGCAGTTATAATGTAGAACTTTCTTAATAACATAAAATGGGAAAACCAGATGATCCAGAAATTTCACTACTAATTATACAAAGTCAATAAAGGTTAAATCAACATGAAAAAAATAGTATGTctgaaaaaaaccccacaaacaaacaaacaaaaaaaaacaacacatatGTATCTAGAAGCTAAATTACATAATATTGGTATGTGGTCAAAGTATTCGGGCATCAAAGTATACTCCCTGttatattacaaataaagaatatgaaagaGGGTGATCATGTAGATTTATGCTTATAAAATCTACGGGGTTGCTTCAGCATGAAGTATAGGAAACATATTATTGCAAGTGATTGGAGACATTAAGATAGaagtttaaaattcttttttggaCTTTCTAAGTAAAACAAATTTGTCAATAAGGAACCTGTAGTCACCAGATTCCTGTAGTATATGTCACAATCTTAATGGAGTTTGACAGGAGAATGAGTGTAGCAGAACCAAGCAGGCTTTACTCCAATTGACCTGGTAATGTACCTAAGTATCTGCTCAAATGCTTTCCTCTATTTAGAGGGCCAGTATATTGCAACATACCAAGGTGAAAAAAGCAAGGTCCAGGCAGAATGATGCTATATTTTAGATAAGTAGAATACTTTCTCCTATCCTTTCTTTCATAAACAAGTTGCTCTTTAATAGTTGATAAGCCTTGATGTTTTCTCATACTCCAGCAAacattgttacattttatttgtatctttaaTGATTCTTATCTCCAAGCAGCTCACCATTTGAACCTGCTCACTGAAATAAAACTGTGCTTTAAATGGCTTACTGGCCTAATAAATTGTTTTGGAAAGCAACAGACAGTAGtaaaatcaaaaagtaaaaatttacaaGAAACTAATAAGGCATAGAAAATGAAATGCCAGATATCTATAGGTTAATTGATATCTCAGTGTCCAAAGTCAGTTTCTGTTCTAGAACTTTTTCATAGGATGCACATGACACGAAATATTTACACATGTTGCTTCCAATGTTGTTGATTGTGTAGCAGAATAAAATGGTCAGAACAATTGTCAAATAAATTGAATATTTTGGCCAAGCAACATTTAGTGACTAATGCTATAGAATCTATTAAAACATGGAACGAGTTTCATGATTCCATTGTCATTATGTAGAATATTTCAGGATAATTCCTGAAAGTTTTAAAACTGAGTGACATAATACAGCCATAGCAAAGTGTGGCAAGTAGTGAATCCATGGCAGAGCAATTACTATTGTGAGTAACAATTATCTTATTTCCAAATCAATAAAACAATCTAAGTGTTTTGTTGTAGTGCAGTGAAAATATAGTGCCTAAAATTGTTAAAATCTACAGCTAAAAGTCGTCTTTTGGTAAATGTGCTTCCTTTAGATGTGATGTGCTTCTTTAAATGCCTCTTCAACATTTATGTTTAGACTTGTTCATTGCTGTAActtttaccttatttattttttatccccttttctagtttctgctCCTAAAATGCCTTATACCCCCCACACCTTCCCAAtgatccccaacacacacattcctgcttcctggtcctggcatttctctAACtaggacatagaaccttcacagaaccaagggtctctcctcccattgatcaccgactaggccatctctgctacatatgcagctagagaaaagagtcCCATGGGTATTCCTTGATCGGTGGTTGAGTCCCagcgagctctgggggtactagttatttcatattgttgttcctcctatggggctgcaaaccacttcaggtCATTgcgtactttatctagctcctttattggggacgcTGTGCTTTGtcaaatggatggctgtgagcatatacttctgtatttgtcaggcactggaagagactctcaggaaacagctatatcaagctccagTAAGCAATCACTTGTTGGCATAaagaatagtgtctgggtttggtggttgtttatgggatggatcccctggtgtggcagtctctggatgatcatctcttcagtctctgctccaaaatttttatttgtaactcattccatgggtattttgttctaagaaggatcgaagtatccacactgtgttcttccttctccttgagtgtcatgtgttttacaaattgtatctaggtattttgagcttctggactaatatctacttatcagtgagtgcatatcaagtttgttctttggtgattgacttaccttacttaggatgatatcctccagatccatccatttgcctaagaatttcataaattcattgcttttaatagctaagtagtactccattgtgtaaatgtaccacattttctatatccattctttgttgaggttcatctgggttctttacagcttctagctactataaaaaaggctgctatgaacatagtggaatatgtgtccttattacaagttggagtatgttctgggtatatgcccaggactggtagtgatggatcttccagtagtactatgtccaattttctgaggaaccatcaaattgatttccagaggggctaaacagcttgcaatcccaccagcaatggaggtgtgttacTCTTTCtacacattcttgccagcatctgctgtcaagtGCTTTtatatcttagccattatgactggggTAGAGAATctcccagtgttttgttttgttttgttttgttttgttttgttttgttttgttttgttttgtttttgcatttccttgatgtctaaggatgttgtactttttttaggtgcttttcagcaattcagtattcctcagttgagaattctttgtttagctctatgtcccatttttaatagggttatgtggttttctgtagtttaacttcttgagttctttgtatatgttggatattagacCCCCATGGGATTTAGGGATCATAAAGATTTTTCCCTATCActtggtggccattttgtctttttgacagtgtcctttgccctaaagaagttttacaattttatgaagtcccatttgtcaattcttgatcttaaagcacaagccactGCTTTTCTGTTCAgcaatatttcccctgtgcccataatttgaggcttttccccactctctcctctttaagattcagtgtctctggtattatgtgaagttccttgatccacatagacgttagctttgtacaaggagatacaaatgggtcaatttgcattcttctacatgctaactgccagttgtgccaccACTGTTTGttgataatatttctttttttccaatggatggtcttagctcctttgtcaaaaatcaagtgaccataggtgtgtgggttcatttctgggtcttaattcctattccactgatctaactgtctgccactgtaccaataacatgcagggttttttttgttgttgttgttgtagttttgtttttttgttttttgttttttgttttgttttgttttgttttagtcacAATAGTTCTGCAGTatagcttgaggttagggatggtaaTTCCACTAGAAGTTCttgtattgttgagaatagtttttgctatcttaggttttttgttattccagatgaatttggaaattgctctttctacatctataaagaattgagttggaattttaatggggattgcattgaacctgtaattttcttttgtcaagataaacatttttatgatattgatcctgcaaatccatgatcatgggagatctttccatcttctgagattttcttagattttttcttcagagagttgaagttcttatcatacagatctttcacttcctttgttagtgTCAGACCaatgtactttatattatttgtgactattgtttaGAATATTAtctccctaatttttttctcatcctgtttatcctttgtatagagaaaggccactgatttgtttgatttaattttgtattgAGGTACTTAGCTGAAGTTGttttttcaggtttaggagttctctggtggaatttctggggtcacttatgtatactatcatatcatctgcaagaagtaatattttgacttcttcctttccaatgtgtattcctttgatctccttttgatgtctaattgctcttgctaggactttgactactatattgaatagataggcaGAGAGTGGGAGTCTTGTCGAGTCCCTCATTTTAATGGGATtacttcatgtttctctccatttagtttgatgttgaacTTGtctgctgtatatttcttttattatgtttagttatgggccttgaattcttgatctttccaagacctttatCGTAAATAGGTGTTGGATAttgccaaatgctttctcaatgtttaatgagatgatcatgtgatttatgtctttgagtttgtttatatagtgtattatgttgatggatttccttatattgaaccatccctgaatccctgggatgaagcctacttgattatgatggatgatcattttgatgtgttcttggattagttttgcaagaattttatggaGCACTtgtgcattaatattcataagggaaattggtctcaagtcctctttctttgttgggtctttatgtggtttaggtatcagagtgattgtggcttcatagaataaaatgggtagagtaccttctgcttctattttgtggaagagtttgatgagaactggaattaggtcttctttgaagttcggATAGAAAgctgaactaaacccatctggtcatgggctttttttggttttgcgacaattaatgactgtttctattactttaggggatatgcgactgtttagatcattaatgtgatcttgatttaaattttgtACCTgctatatgtctagaaaattgtccatttcatacagatttttcagttttgctgagtataaccttttgtaatAGGACATGATGAtttttttagatttcctcagattctgttgctatgtctcccttttcatttctgatattgtaAATTGGGATACTGTCCGTGTGCTCCCGAGTGAGTCTgactaagtgtttatctatcttgcatattttctcaaagtacaagctcctggtttggttgattctttgtatatttctttttgtttctacttggttgatttcagccctgagttttattatttcctgccatttactcctcttcggtgtatttgcttccttttgttctagagctttcagatgtgctgtcaagctactagtgtatgctctctccactGTCTTTTTGGAGGCAATTGTAGCTATGAGTTTTCGTCTAAGGActactttctttgtgtcccataagtttgggtatgttgtggattcattgtcattaaactctaaaaagtctttaatttttttttcttccttgaccaagttatcattgagtacagtgttgttcagcttccatgtgtatgccGCATTTCTATTATTTAAGTTGTTAATCAAAATTAGTTTTACTCTGTGGTGtcctgataggattcatgggtttattttaatatttttgtatttgttgaggcctttAACCTCATTTATtgagagaaacattttaaagtgtttctgGTTAATGGAACAAATTTGAGTTTAGTAAAACAGTCTAGAAAAATTGTCTGTTAGAGCTATAGAGAGAACAAATGTCCATATAATTATTGACAGCATTGATTATAACTAAAAACAGTATGAAACTTTGCAGAAGACATGGCAGACATAAGATCTTGAATTAAGGTGATGCATAGGAGGAAAAGTCTTATCTCCTGCTGGCCAAAAAATGTGTAATTGATCAGACCAGATGATCTTGCTGATTTGGAGAGTGACTTGACCTCTCCAGATCACATGGGAGATATGCAGTATGACAAATATTGACGCATACATTGTGTTAAATGTAAAGAGGATACTAATAATCCTCAAGGAAGAATGTTGCTTATCAAAAGACAATGACTAAATCTGGCCCCGAGCTCTGCTTGTGTTTGGGTATATTCTGGTAGTATATATAGGAGGTAGAAAGTTGAATGAATTCAACACTCAGGTGAAGCAGATTTCCTGACTTGGATCCTACATTGTGGGGGATCTTCTCAGAAATGCAGCTGACTTTGACTCTTTCAGGCTCAGGTAGGTTGCCATTCATCCATGTACCTCTCAGTTAACCTTAATATTGCAGACATATTCAAGATGTGTTTGGAGTGTGGATTTACTTTTGGATGtgatgtgttttgtgtttgtttctttctttctttgttttgttttctgttttgtcaaaGTGCCTCTTAAACATTTGTATTTAGACCTATTGATTACAGTAACAATTAATTCGTGTATTGAAAGAAACATTTTACAGTGTTTCTGGTTAATGGTGGAGATTTGAATGTAGTAAAACAGTCTCAGATAATTATCTGAGGTTTCTGTTTCATGGTTAGTCAAAGCTCCATGTGTTTACAAACTACTTGAAATGCTACTTTGGAACAAATGCACAATGTGAGATGTCTCCTACATTTTCATTCTGTAATAGAGAAATGTCacagttttcctgtattttctgaGTTATAAGCAATAGCAAACCAAATATAATGGCTGAGGACCCTTAGAAAAGACAGCATCCTAAGAAAATCCATCTGTTGTAACCACATATGCGGATAttatttcagtttgtttctcTGACAGCAGGAATGCAATTGTTGCTGCTGGTGTCAAGCCTACTCTTTTGGGAGAATGTGTCCTCCAAACCAACTGCCATGGTGCCCACTGAAGACCTGTATACTCGTTTGGCTGAACTGTCTCATAAAACATTTATCTTGACTGCAGATGTGTATAGGGAATTTGTAAGTAATGACCTTGCCTCTGGACTCTTATCTAAAGGGGCCTTCAACTAACTAAACACTAATAAAATTGGAATGTTCTATGTATATAGTTCCAAATAATTCACTTGTTATAGGTAATAAATTCATAGACCAAAATGTGGAATGGGCAGAATATGAAGtttcattaaaatatcaaaacaattgtaaagaattaaatgacattttaaatttttctataactttaaaaataataacttgtTTTGAACTTTGTCACAGGAACATTGATTTCCTGGTAATTTACCCATGGGTTCTGTCTTCATGACCATTTTATACTTACTGATCTGAAGATACATAGTACAGGAGAATTGCACTTAAAGTTAGTAATATGGAaagaataaatttagaaaaagtCAAAACCATGAGGTACTTATATGAAAAgtataatactaaataaaattgaaaCCANGACAAAaagtgaaaagcaaaaacaaaacacaatgtcTCTTTTTAAGTTCACAAAGTCTAAAAATTATGGTTTATCATTTTCAGGAAAGTGTCTAGGTGCAATTGAAGAGATGATTTAGAAACAACATACATTATCTTTTCTTCAGGGATATAACTCACAGGTTCAGGGTATGCCAGTGAGGAAACAATAGAGACAATTTCCATTGAAAATTGAGTATATGGATTATATACCCCTACATTTAGAGAGAATATACATTTTCATTGTTAGTTTCCTTCACTTGTTTTTCCTAtatcctttattcttttctcctAATCTTTCAGcagtatattttttaataatcctttatttattaattaattttgtattttccaaataaataccTTATGCAAGTATATTCTTTATATCATTAATATAGAAGTATTAAGTATTTTTGTGGATTCTTATGTTACTCACTGCTGAATATTTCCTTAAAACATGACCAGAATTTAATAGTTAATTGTTGACTGTATCAACAGTAATGCATTGCACATTTTTTACATCCTTTGTATGAAGGAAACCCTTGGTAATATTTGAGAGCAAATTTGTAAAGTTACAATCCCTACGTTAAAAGGCATGTAACTttttaaccaataaaaataagatatgtaTAAAACTGCATAAAAATAACAATTCTAAGACTCTTATCCAAATCCTAGGAAacataatacttaaaaatatattaatcagGCATTTGGGGgcatattgtttttttctttgcaaataatATTAGCAAGGAcaataaaaaagaacagtaaTGAGGGGAAAAGATGTGGCAATAGAAAATTAGCTTGCAAATGTATGAGAAGTAAAAGGTAGGCTTATTATATTTCCATTAATCCACTGTTTCAAATATTgtaatattcttaaatataaaaatgtgttgtttttcaAATGTAATATTCTTATGGACATGTAAGTTTCCATTCAATTATGAAACCTCAAATGAATCAAAACGTTTAAATTCCTCCAGGATTTGAATTTTTTCGATAAAACTTGGATAACAGACAGAATACTTCCCCTGTGTCATACTGCTTCCATCCATACTCCAGAGAATCGAGAGGAAGTCCACGAAATTAAAGTAGGTTtcttacctgttttgttttgtcaaacaAATAATGTTACATGTGGGCTAGATTTTTTACCATAAAGGTGTGGTAATCTCAGAATTAATAGATAAAGGTGGAAGTGTCAAAGAATAATGACATCATATATTTGATAACATTAGCACTAACTTAGATGACTGCCAATTCGCATGTTTTCCTAGTTCTAACTCTAGATAGAAGCAGTTTCACCATAACCTTTTGTTTGTCACCTCGGAAGTTCTTCCCTCAATTGGAAACTCattcttgaatatatttatatacatatagggTAAATACAAATCCAGTTGTATTTGTGGTATGATGCTAAAGATCTAATGCTGGCAGCACTTGTGAATGTTCTTCCTAAATTTCTAACTATCCATGACCTACTTCTGTTCCTTCATTGTTTATACAGTCTTTCCTGACTGGTCTGCCTTTGCTTGTATCTTAACTGAAAATCAGCTTCCTAAGAGACTCCTGTGTAGGCCGTTTCATGCTCCTCAGGATGACTTCCATTTTGATGAGGTCTTCATAACTATGAAGAAGATCTAATGTATATGTGCTACAATTTCTTCCCTTTGACTACCTATCATAAATATTAGTGTTTCATTTACATAAAACTAATATGTAGATTTACCTCACACACATAATCTATTTTCTAGTCATACTTATATTAATAAAGCAAATAACATAAACAATATACTCTCATAAATAAATTTActgcataaagaaaaataaaataaatataaatggagg encodes:
- the LOC110287897 gene encoding prolactin-3D1-like; this encodes MQLTLTLSGSAGMQLLLLVSSLLFWENVSSKPTAMVPTEDLYTRLAELSHKTFILTADVYREFDLNFFDKTWITDRILPLCHTASIHTPENREEVHEIKTEDLLKAMINVSISWKEPLKHLVSALTALPGASDSMGKKAADIKDRNLIILEGLQKIYNR